The Amblyraja radiata isolate CabotCenter1 chromosome 31, sAmbRad1.1.pri, whole genome shotgun sequence genome contains a region encoding:
- the cldn19 gene encoding claudin-19 codes for MQLVTTCNFAPMLRRVPWYRTNPARPSVSRTLTPPLETGQLPLGWNLKGNWEEERFGERVAMANSGFQLLGYFLALGGWVGIISTTALPQWKQSSYAGDAIITAVGLYEGLWMSCASQSTGQVQCKVYDTLLLLEAHIQASRALMIVSVVLGFIGIIVSVVGMKCTKVGDNNPLTKSRVAVSGGVLFLMAGLCTLVAVSWYATNVSNEFFDPLTPVNARYEFGSALFVGWASASLTVLGGSFLCCSCPNEERRSQAHYRTSQLSTAKESNLKKTISVKGEQYL; via the exons ATGCAGTTGGTGACAACGTGTAACTTTGCGCCGATGTTGCGCCGTGTTCCCTGGTACAGGACTAATCCCGCCCGCCCGTCAGTCTCCAGGACACTAACACCTCCCCTGGAGACGGGACAACTTCCCCTTGGCTGGAATTTGAAGGGGAATTGGGAAGAGGAAAGATTTGGGGAGAGGGTCGCGATGGCAAACTCGGGCTTTCAGCTGCTCGGCTATTTCCTGGCGCTGGGAGGTTGGGTTGGCATCATCTCCACCACAGCGCTACCTCAGTGGAAACAGTCTTCATACGCGGGCGACGCCATCATCACCGCGGTCGGACTGTACGAGGGGCTGTGGATGTCGTGCGCGTCTCAGAGCACCGGGCAGGTCCAGTGCAAAGTCTACGACACGCTCTTACTGTTGGAGG CCCACATCCAGGCATCCCGGGCGCTAATGATCGTGTCTGTGGTCCTGGGATTTATCGGCATCATTGTCAGCGTGGTGGGAATGAAGTGCACAAAAGTGGGAGACAATAACCCACTGACCAAGAGCAGGGTTGCTGTCTCTGGAGGGGTCCTCTTTCTCATGGCCG GACTCTGCACCCTGGTGGCCGTATCTTGGTATGCAACAAATGTTTCAAATGAGTTCTTTGATCCTTTAACACCAGTCAATGCCAG GTACGAGTTTGGGTCGGCTCTGTTTGTGGGGTGGGCATCTGCGAGCCTCACTGTCCTGGGAGGATCCTTCCTCTGCTGTTCCTGCCCCAATGAAGAGAGAAGAAGTCAGGCCCACTACAGAACCTCTCAACTATCAACAGCCAAAGA GTCAAATTTAAAGAAAACAATATCTGTGAAGGGGGAGCAATACTTGTAG
- the cldn16 gene encoding claudin-16, with translation MIFMLQLMSFSLAFVSTFFLIVATWTDCWMVNADDSLEVSQKCRGLWWECVTNSMDGIRTCDQYDSILAEHPLKIVLTRALMITADILAGFALIILTLGLDCVKILRDEPQIKLRICYMAGFIFGIGGVPGMIGSVWYAVDVYVERATLVLQHVFLGIQYEFGWSCWLGMAGSTGCFLASILLTCCLYLFRDARTARHNLSFYQYGRTATGKMYAMDSRV, from the exons ATGATTTTTATGCTGCAGCTCATGTCCTTCAGTCTTGCCTTCGTGTCAACGTTTTTCTTGATTGTAGCGACCTGGACCGATTGCTGGATGGTTAACGCTGATGACAGCTTGGAG GTCAGCCAGAAATGCAGGGGTTTGTGGTGGGAGTGTGTGACCAACTCCATGGATGGGATCAGGACGTGTGACCAATATGACTCCATCTTAGCAGAACATCCAC TTAAGATAGTATTGACTCGAGCCCTCATGATTACAGCAGACATTCTAGCTGGCTTTGCACTCATTATATTAACTTTGGGATTGGACTGTGTGAAGATTCTAAGAGATGAACCTCAGATCAAATTAAGGATCTGCTACATGGCAGGCTTCATTTTTGGGATTGGAG GAGTGCCGGGTATGATTGGGTCAGTGTGGTACGCCGTGGATGTTTACGTGGAAAGAGCTACACTGGTTCTGCAGCATGTCTTTTTGGGAATTCAGTACGAGTTTGGTTGGTCCTGCTGGCTGGGTATGGCTGGATCAACAGGCTGTTTCTTAGCTTCCATCTTGTTAACTTGCTGTCTTTATCTTTTCAGAG ATGCTCGTACTGCGCGACACAACCTATCTTTCTATCAGTATGGGAGAACCGCCACTGGCAAAATGTATGCCATGGATTCTCGAGTCTGA